Proteins co-encoded in one Eremothecium sinecaudum strain ATCC 58844 chromosome VI, complete sequence genomic window:
- the RPA12 gene encoding DNA-directed RNA polymerase I core subunit RPA12 (Syntenic homolog of Ashbya gossypii AFR417W; Syntenic homolog of Saccharomyces cerevisiae YJR063W (RPA12)) — protein sequence MSVVGSLIFCVDCGNLLDSPSSVPGDSVTCSQCDAHYLKSSFSHLKVVTSTAPDAFPSALRSKQSVVKTTLKKNELDEGATISEKCPQCDNNEMHYYTLQLRSADEGATVFYTCTSCGYRYRTNN from the coding sequence ATGTCTGTTGTTGGCTCCCTGATCTTTTGCGTGGACTGCGGTAATCTACTGGACAGTCCGTCGAGTGTACCTGGAGACTCTGTTACGTGCTCGCAGTGCGATGCTCACTATTTGAAGTCGTCATTCTCTCACTTGAAGGTTGTGACTAGTACAGCGCCAGATGCGTTTCCGTCGGCACTGAGGTCGAAGCAGTCTGTTGTGAAGACGACGTTGAAGAAGAACGAATTGGATGAAGGTGCCACGATCAGCGAGAAGTGTCCTCAGTGTGACAACAATGAAATGCATTACTACACGCTGCAGCTGCGTTCAGCAGACGAAGGTGCGACTGTTTTCTACACTTGCACCTCGTGTGGATACAGATACAGGACGAATAACTAG
- a CDS encoding LicD family protein (Syntenic homolog of Ashbya gossypii AFR416C; Syntenic homolog of Saccharomyces cerevisiae YJR061W and YKL201C (MNN4)), whose amino-acid sequence MVHKAMLHRTYRALMCPKVLTALSLLTLTLLTIRAYFHLLQFDYQLVSRDFGKLKSRVTSVLSSSSVRSDRPGLSDDMGLIIDSPKDYRRSRFSLEYRGYTDAFPSDITYWSWRFDTTLRYWIGYSLMKDLLFRASRKISNLAELFGEENNEGQILKTYDYDPRLSTTVYYGYISSRLSDGAKLEDIAVPFSWYDWVDMSILNEFIELPLSKKPTSGWVVNKFLPVEQLLEFESAFGHELFTYDREHALSQDYFISNTKLLHGDTGTVSESNLKKGAICVDSKSPFMPGFECSAVYEEARPEVWRFQTRSKLYSYGPKPISMVFLNKEGPALQVSISDDPLISSNNKKPANLLFNGMLEEHLKKNVQKYPKLPKKDLFFDNIREFEELLKEASSAGVDLTDMELPFYKNLTGDMFEFDAVKRLEELKATPNLSEQQKHYMESLEYSLNTHYAYLDKFFKEAGNCRDYVHLGHHFDAKFFNGAIEPHEVRSALDAMVRAWLAFTNNNNVTSWLSHGTLYAWMYNGMAFPWDGDHDMQMPIAELNRLAEHYNQSIIVEDPRVGNGRYFLDVTSSITSRIHGNNKNNIDARFIDVNTGLYIDITGLSVNNEGVKDRLAWLVHKFRVEHEKDAVKFKDPNAIANVNDMPPLALIDIEKAKNGGKISEDRLKYLKNLDKDIYEAGGNFKHIPAEDRYSINKHIQVYTCRNKHSTALWELAPLRLTYFHGAQAYVPNLILKLLRAEYAVKDGYIFAEYKDHKFLPAIRSWITDKDVSVALNSDGKSVFADYKIPASRISVMPKNDLDKFMHNFASDPRLLDSFATLWNSYDITRFRKKEIELTYERLQPLVSDKRLEFFLQGPMLNPIYKDSFQWKMETQIFKDIVDRNALSFGLGDVFAWNRRLAQWMLEENEAADEKQSKWYMQDDRWRDHRIDYSKMGRFFYSTGDLNDNDIFRGDPVPKGTSLNRMYHMHEENRFRTIVEAEKKKSEEHQRLRNEAIKKEEERLKNEEERLKNEAMKKEEERLKKEQERLQNEAIKKEQERLKNEEERLKNEAMKKEEERLKKEQERLQNEAIKKEQEGH is encoded by the coding sequence ATGGTCCATAAAGCTATGCTGCACAGGACATATAGGGCGCTTATGTGCCCAAAAGTGCTGACGGCCTTGTCGCTGCTGACTCTGACACTGCTGACCATCCGGGCGTACTTCCACCTGCTTCAGTTCGACTACCAGCTTGTGTCACGTGACTTTGGCAAGTTGAAGTCGAGAGTAACGAGTGTGTTGAGCTCAAGCAGTGTTCGAAGCGATCGGCCGGGTCTGTCTGACGATATGGGGTTGATCATAGACAGTCCGAAAGATTACAGGAGGTCGCGGTTTTCGTTGGAGTACCGTGGATATACGGATGCATTTCCGAGCGATATCACGTACTGGTCATGGAGGTTTGACACGACTCTGCGGTACTGGATAGGATACAGTTTGATGAAGGATTTGCTATTCCGAGCATCTAGGAAAATCTCGAATTTAGCGGAGCTTTTCGGGGAGGAAAATAATGAAGGCCAGATTCTGAAGACCTATGACTACGATCCTAGACTAAGTACTACGGTTTACTACGGCTATATTTCTTCACGCTTGAGCGACGGCGCGAAGCTTGAAGACATTGCTGTTCCGTTTAGTTGGTATGATTGGGTCGATATGTCGATTTTGAATGAATTTATTGAGTTGCCACTGTCTAAGAAGCCTACTAGCGGCTGGGTTGTTAATAAGTTTCTGCCAGTGGAACAACTACTCGAATTTGAAAGTGCATTTGGTCATGAATTATTCACTTATGACCGTGAACACGCATTATCGCAGGACTATTTTATATCTAACACCAAACTTTTGCATGGTGATACAGGGACTGTGAGCGAAAGTAACCTGAAGAAAGGCGCTATATGTGTTGACAGCAAGAGTCCGTTTATGCCTGGATTTGAATGCAGTGCAGTTTACGAAGAAGCTCGGCCCGAGGTATGGAGATTTCAGACGCGGTCAAAGTTGTACTCTTATGGACCTAAACCTATTTCGATGGTTTTTTTAAATAAGGAAGGGCCAGCTCTGCAGGTTTCGATTTCCGATGATCCGCTAATAAGTAGTAATAACAAGAAGCCTGCAAATCTGCTTTTCAACGGTATGTTAGAGGAGCATTTAAAGAAGAATGTTCAGAAATATCCCAAGCTGCCAAAAAAAGACCTATTTTTTGACAATATAAGAGAATTTGAGGAATTACTCAAAGAAGCAAGCTCTGCTGGTGTGGATCTAACTGATATGGAGTTACCGTTTTACAAGAATCTAACGGGTGACATGTTTGAATTCGATGCTGTAAAGAGATTAGAGGAACTGAAGGCAACCCCTAACTTAAGTGAGCAACAAAAGCACTACATGGAGTCCTTGGAGTATTCATTGAACACGCATTATGCATACTTGGATAAATTCTTTAAAGAGGCCGGTAATTGTCGTGACTATGTTCACCTCGGTCATCATTTTGATGCGAAATTTTTCAACGGTGCCATAGAACCACATGAAGTGCGCTCAGCTTTGGATGCAATGGTGCGAGCGTGGCTTGCCTTTACGAATAATAACAATGTGACTTCATGGCTGTCACACGGAACCCTTTACGCCTGGATGTACAATGGTATGGCTTTCCCATGGGACGGTGACCATGATATGCAAATGCCCATTGCGGAGTTAAACAGGCTTGCCGAACACTACAATCAGTCCATAATTGTTGAGGATCCGCGCGTTGGTAATGGACGGTATTTCCTGGATGTGACCTCATCAATAACTAGTCGTATCCATGGTAATAATAAGAATAATATTGATGCGAGATTTATTGACGTCAATACTGGGCTATATATTGACATTACGGGACTAAGCGTTAATAACGAGGGTGTAAAAGATCGGCTAGCCTGGTTAGTGCATAAGTTTAGAGTTGAACATGAAAAAGATGCAGTTAAGTTCAAAGATCCTAACGCCATAGCGAATGTTAATGATATGCCTCCTCTGGCACTAATAGATATTGAAAAGGCAAAGAATGGTGGGAAAATATCAGAAGATCGTCTCAAGTATCTGAAGAATTTGGATAAGGATATTTACGAAGCTGGAGGGAATTTTAAACATATTCCAGCTGAAGACCGGTACAGCATTAATAAACATATTCAAGTTTACACTTGTAGGAACAAACATTCGACCGCATTATGGGAATTGGCTCCCTTGCGATTAACATATTTCCACGGAGCTCAAGCTTATGTTCCTAATTTAATCTTAAAGCTATTGAGGGCTGAGTACGCCGTTAAGGATGGTTACATTTTTGCCGAGTATAAAGATCATAAGTTTCTACCGGCTATAAGATCCTGGATTACGGATAAAGATGTTAGTGTAGCACTCAATTCTGACGGGAAATCAGTATTTGCTGATTACAAGATTCCCGCATCACGTATCTCAGTAATGCCTAAAAATGATTTAGACAAATTCATGCACAATTTTGCCTCTGACCCGAGGTTGTTGGACTCATTTGCTACATTGTGGAACTCTTACGATATCACACGTTTCAGGAAAAAGGAAATTGAGTTGACTTATGAACGGTTACAACCTTTGGTGAGTGATAAACGCCTTGAGTTCTTCTTACAAGGACCGATGCTTAATCCAATTTATAAAGACTCATTTCAGTGGAAAATGGAAACTCAGATTTTTAAAGACATAGTGGACAGAAACGCTTTGAGTTTCGGTTTAGGTGACGTTTTCGCATGGAACAGACGTCTGGCACAGTGGATGTTAGAAGAGAATGAGGCAGCTGATGAAAAGCAATCTAAGTGGTACATGCAAGACGACCGTTGGCGAGACCACAGAATAGACTACAGTAAGATGGGACGCTTCTTTTATTCTACTGGAGACCTAAATGACAATGATATCTTCCGCGGCGATCCCGTTCCAAAAGGAACTAGCTTAAATAGGATGTATCACATGCATGAAGAGAATAGGTTCAGAACGATAGTTGAAGctgagaagaagaagtcaGAGGAACACCAACGTCTGCGGAATGAAGCAATTAAGAAAGAAGAGGAACGGCTCAAGAATGAAGAGGAACGGCTCAAGAATGAAGCCAtgaagaaagaagaagaaaggCTCAAGAAAGAACAGGAACGGCTCCAGAACGAAGCAATAAAGAAAGAACAAGAAAGGCTTAAGAATGAAGAGGAACGACTCAAGAATGAAGCGAtgaagaaagaagaagaaaggCTCAAGAAAGAACAGGAACGGCTCCAGAACGAAGCAATAAAGAAGGAGCAGGAAGGACATTGA
- the NTA1 gene encoding amidase (Syntenic homolog of Ashbya gossypii AFR415C; Syntenic homolog of Saccharomyces cerevisiae YJR062C (NTA1)), with product MLQRLKVALRIAVVQLNSLIGHTNETITRLGTMIQRVKTDLLEGKIQKPDLIVFPEFALTGYSFKNRGHILPHATLYNEGPAYQLATDLSKSLGCITIIGYPEREEPSEKSRLFNSALVVGSNGEVIFNYRKSFLYDTDENWGCCENPKGFQQFPLTFARKGRDDQGNLHDVTIKTSIGICMDLSPYRFEAPFNDFEFASFNIDEKTELIVCPMAWLHSSSVTNFTSDPVKQRQAISESLKAHGIPQVGLVGDFQFDLQENSQPTPRKGCDDPSIDPKYVDLHKPDMTNINYWLLRFLPFLALKQRHMWFYEKVRFQIQKMLAGGKSYIGAVKDAPWAFKDRNAVLVIANRCGIEDGDTIFCGSSGIYKFNGKYSEKEEALDSLNNSVELLGNIGKGKEGMLLKNVEFEIVRE from the coding sequence ATGCTTCAAAGGTTAAAAGTTGCTCTAAGGATCGCTGTGGTTCAGTTGAACTCACTGATTGGTCATACTAATGAAACTATTACTCGTTTAGGAACTATGATACAAAGGGTCAAAACTGATTTACTTGAAGGTAAAATACAAAAACCTGATCTTATAGTATTTCCAGAATTCGCTTTAACTGGCTATAGCTTCAAAAATAGAGGCCACATACTACCTCATGCAACTCTGTATAATGAAGGTCCCGCATATCAATTGGCAACTGATTTGTCTAAGTCGTTAGGGTGCATTACGATTATTGGTTATCCAGAACGCGAGGAACCCAGTGAAAAAAGTCGGTTATTTAACTCAGCTCTAGTGGTTGGTTCAAATGGTGAAGTAATATTCAACTACCGTAAATCGTTCTTGTACGATACAGACGAGAATTGGGGGTGCTGTGAGAATCCCAAAGGGTTCCAACAATTTCCGTTGACATTTGCACGTAAGGGAAGGGATGATCAAGGGAATCTACATGATGTTACGATTAAAACAAGTATTGGTATATGCATGGATTTGTCTCCCTATCGCTTTGAAGCACCTTTTAATGATTTCGAATTTGCATCGTTCAATATAGATGAAAAGACTGAGCTGATTGTATGTCCTATGGCATGGCTACATTCAAGTTCAGTTACCAACTTCACTTCGGATCCTGTAAAGCAACGTCAAGCAATTTCAGAGTCCTTGAAAGCCCATGGTATACCGCAAGTTGGTCTAGTTGGAGACTTCCAGTTTGACCTGCAAGAAAATAGCCAACCTACACCACGTAAAGGATGTGACGACCCATCTATCGATCCAAAATACGTGGATCTGCATAAGCCAGATATGACAAATATTAACTACTGGTTACTACGATTTTTGCCCTTTTTAGCTTTGAAACAGCGCCATATGTGGTTTTACGAGAAAGTTAGGTTTCAAATCCAGAAAATGTTAGCTGGTGGTAAGTCCTATATTGGAGCCGTTAAAGATGCACCCTGGGCGTTCAAAGACCGAAATGCTGTTCTTGTTATTGCCAACAGGTGTGGCATTGAAGATGGCGATACGATCTTCTGTGGATCTTCCGgtatctacaaatttaaTGGTAAGTATAGCgagaaagaagaagcatTGGACAGTCTTAACAACAGCGTTGAGTTATTAGGTAATATTGGCAAGGGAAAAGAAGGTATGCTTTTAAAGAATGTAGAGTTTGAAATAGTGCGAGAGTAA
- the CBF1 gene encoding Cbf1p (Syntenic homolog of Ashbya gossypii AFR414W; Syntenic homolog of Saccharomyces cerevisiae YJR060W (CBF1)): protein MTKRLHGDHNVNGVGGSKRSHIDDTGNIDSELLRAVEVDDVVNKANVRNSTIGDEAVAAAAAAAAAAARFTNLNDDDEDEDVSGHSMGGAGVRGHQEEEEDDDDEDDDEELDDLKKDPNVDLDGEDDDDDENKNPNEKPTTRRGRKPAPSTGTPEWKQQRKDSHKEVERRRRENINTAINKVAELLPVKESSKAAILSRAAEYIQKLKETENTNIEKWTLQKLLSEQQVSQLTSTNEKLEEELSNAFKEIEMLKNKLKSAGIEP, encoded by the coding sequence ATGACCAAAAGACTACATGGAGATCATAACGTGAATGGCGTTGGCGGTTCCAAGAGGTCGCATATTGATGATACAGGTAACATTGACTCAGAGTTGCTACGAGCTGTTGAGGTTGATGATGTTGTAAATAAGGCAAATGTTAGAAATTCTACTATTGGTGATGAGGCAGTAGCGGCAGCGGCAGCAGCGGCAGCAGCGGCGGCTCGGTTTACAAACCTTAACGATGACGATGAAGACGAAGATGTTTCTGGACACTCAATGGGAGGAGCTGGTGTACGTGGCCaccaagaagaagaagaagatgatgatgatgaagatgacgatGAGGAGCTTGATGACTTAAAAAAGGACCCTAACGTCGACTTAGATGGGGAAGATGATGACGACGACGAGAACAAGAACCCCAATGAGAAGCCCACCACTAGGAGGGGTAGGAAGCCTGCACCAAGTACAGGTACGCCAGAATGGAAACAACAAAGAAAGGACTCTCACAAGGAAGTTGAGCGCAGACGCCGCGAAAACATTAATACAGCAATTAACAAAGTTGCAGAGCTACTTCCTGTGAAGGAATCGAGCAAGGCAGCGATTCTGTCGCGTGCTGCGGAATACATCCAGAAGTTAAAGGAGACAGAAAACACCAATATAGAAAAGTGGACTTTGCAAAAACTATTAAGTGAGCAGCAGGTGTCGCAATTGACGTCGACAAATGAAAAACTAGAGGAAGAATTGAGTAACGCCTTCAAAGAGATTGAGATGTTGAAGAATAAATTGAAAAGTGCTGGTATTGAGCCCTGA
- the PTK2 gene encoding protein kinase PTK2 (Syntenic homolog of Ashbya gossypii AFR372W; Syntenic homolog of Saccharomyces cerevisiae YJR059W (PTK2) and YKL198C (PTK1)), with the protein MVSEDEERDSNGHSEASKLDDKTKLIKTQQQLQQQQQQHNQQKVHQNGLQGQQRFRSKNPFKKLFGRSKSHQIYAPVASPAIGSPGSSLLKQATEAPMVQGGTRSRGASFNNRSSTGLPSMAMHNSNPFANGSRKPNVESPFSVLGTGTDVASPRNAGPSTRNTSHNFAGSSICTPTITAQSSRSISYYQTEGNCKQEKLLPLPVRSPNDQLPPYLQQPSVLLTDNFSFYSSPEGEKRIIGEGGSSQVVSIVSNYRRSHVYALKRFKMFGYEEPDEFYNRCIREYLLAKKLDNHVNIIKTFYIMKVPSSATVGVKRSWAFIMQQCVQDVYYFTTLSGWANKTLEEKWCCFKQIARGLKHMHSLGIAHRDLKLENVLATDYSALKLTDFGVSTYGIKDPDDPTSPRIKLRGFCGSPPHVSPEVMILSSEKRRKNEVPEDKLEYDPFAMDMWALGMVLYTLVIPNPPFAEAHKDDSRYRHFVFFYEQFCRCSPNFKKPNTYKQGPGAEHPEFSKFQSTDATRVCLRLLDPDPNTRYTMEDLFNDPWFQQIETCVDEGLDEPVKLPELRKTTEGSDSPYAHDISPSDEENSLSIAASHPHTSNPFLCHNGVDSASLSTTGTRPASGPRSLINIAEDTEDPNSHSAIQRQASVELPTLNEEDTCTAVDTGTDSGPANSAASSQNTAPPIAERIHSPGFIPTKKISNLSLNETNQSPFSPQSTGPPDQSLSPLFSTAANNNNGHSISRSSSMASRHSATTPIGGLNSSGSSLASAVRSKVKKTLHRHHECSGKPLVCNR; encoded by the coding sequence ATGGTGtctgaagatgaagagcGAGATTCAAACGGGCATTCAGAGGCCTCGAAATTAGACGATAAGACTAAGTTGATCAAAACGCAGCAACAGctgcagcagcaacaacaacaacacAACCAACAAAAAGTACACCAGAATGGATTACAGGGACAGCAGCGCTTTAGAAGCAAAAATCCGTTCAAAAAGCTGTTTGGGCGCTCCAAGTCCCACCAGATTTATGCTCCCGTTGCTTCGCCAGCGATTGGCTCTCCGGGCTCGTCGCTACTGAAACAGGCGACAGAAGCTCCGATGGTACAGGGCGGAACGCGGTCACGTGGTGCGTCTTTTAATAACAGGTCTTCTACAGGCCTGCCGTCTATGGCTATGCACAATTCGAACCCGTTTGCCAATGGATCCCGGAAGCCTAATGTTGAATCTCCATTTTCTGTATTGGGGACTGGAACGGACGTAGCATCGCCGCGCAATGCCGGGCCATCAACGAGGAACACATCGCATAACTTTGCTGGTAGCAGCATCTGCACGCCGACCATCACTGCGCAATCATCACGTAGTATAAGTTATTATCAAACAGAGGGTAACTGCAAGCAAGAGAAATTGCTTCCGTTGCCGGTCCGTAGCCCCAATGACCAGCTCCCCCCATACTTGCAGCAGCCGAGTGTTTTATTGACGGATAACTTTTCTTTTTACTCATCCCCGGAGGGTGAGAAACGCATTATTGGTGAAGGTGGTTCCAGCCAGGTGGTATCGATTGTTTCTAATTACCGGCGTTCGCATGTATATGCGCTGAAGCGGTTCAAGATGTTTGGGTATGAGGAACCAGACGAGTTCTACAATCGGTGTATTCGCGAGTACTTGCTTGCGAAAAAGCTGGACAATCATGTAAATATCATCAAGACTTTCTATATCATGAAAGTCCCATCGTCGGCTACTGTTGGTGTGAAGAGAAGCTGGGCTTTCATCATGCAGCAGTGTGTTCAAGACGTATATTACTTTACCACATTATCCGGTTGGGCGAATAAAACGCTGGAAGAGAAGTGGTGTTGTTTTAAACAGATTGCTCGCGGACTGAAACACATGCACAGCCTAGGTATTGCTCACCGTGACTTAAAACTAGAAAACGTCCTTGCTACAGATTACAGTGCTTTAAAGCTCACAGACTTTGGGGTTTCAACATATGGTATTAAGGATCCAGATGATCCCACAAGTCCACGTATTAAGTTGCGTGGGTTTTGCGGCTCTCCTCCGCACGTCTCGCCAGAAGTGATGATTTTATCATCCGAGAAGCGTAGGAAGAACGAAGTACCTGAAGACAAGCTTGAATATGACCCTTTTGCCATGGATATGTGGGCTCTAGGCATGGTTCTCTACACGCTAGTGATACCTAATCCTCCCTTCGCCGAGGCACACAAGGACGACAGCCGCTACAGACATTTTGTATTCTTCTACGAGCAGTTTTGTCGCTGTAGCCCGAACTTTAAGAAACCAAATACTTACAAACAGGGTCCTGGAGCAGAGCATCCAGAGTTCTCCAAATTTCAAAGCACCGATGCTACAAGAGTGTGTTTAAGATTGTTGGACCCTGATCCTAATACCCGTTATACTATGGAAGACTTATTTAACGACCCGTGGTTCCAGCAGATAGAAACTTGTGTTGACGAGGGCCTTGATGAGCCTGTAAAGCTTCCAGAGCTCAGAAAGACTACAGAGGGAAGTGACTCTCCGTATGCACACGATATCTCCCCAAGCGACGAGGAGAATTCACTCTCAATTGCAGCTAGTCACCCACATACCTCAAATCCATTCCTCTGCCACAACGGCGTGGATTCTGCATCCCTCTCGACTACTGGAACGCGGCCCGCTTCTGGTCCTCGTTCCCTGATAAACATTGCGGAAGATACAGAGGATCCTAATTCTCACAGCGCAATACAAAGACAGGCTTCAGTAGAATTGCCCACCTTAAACGAAGAAGATACGTGTACTGCAGTCGATACAGGGACTGACTCTGGTCCTGCGAATAGTGCAGCTAGTTCTCAGAACACAGCTCCTCCTATAGCAGAACGTATTCATTCTCCAGGATTTATCCCAACCAAAAAGATCAGTAACTTGTCTTTGAATGAAACAAACCAATCTCCATTCTCGCCACAAAGTACTGGACCTCCAGATCAATCTTTATCACCGCTCTTCTCTACCGCTGCAAATAATAACAATGGACATTCCATTTCAAGGTCATCTAGTATGGCATCAAGACATAGTGCAACCACACCAATTGGCGGACTAAACAGTAGTGGAAGCTCATTAGCGTCTGCAGTACGCTCCAAAGTTAAAAAAACGCTTCATCGGCATCACGAATGCAGTGGAAAGCCATTGGTCTGTAATAGATAA